The sequence below is a genomic window from Deltaproteobacteria bacterium GWC2_55_46.
CCACAGAGCACGAGGCGGGCCGATAACCTGATGAGATACGCTTCGATCGACGTCGGCACAAATACCCTCCGGCTTCTTATCGCGGAGCCTGAAGGCAGAAATCTCAAGCCTGTAGTCTACAAGAGGAAGATAACCAGGCTCGGCGGCGGATATACCGAAGGCGCCGGGATCGGGACGGAGGCTGCGGCAAGGACTTTTGCCGCCCTTGAGGAATTCAGGGGTGAGATAGACAAGACAGGCGCATCGACTGTCATGGCCTTTGCCACAAGTGTCGTGCGCAGAGCCGCGAACAGAGAGTGGTTCACAGATGAGGTCCGCAGGCGCGCAGGGATCGATATAACGGTAATATCCGGCGATGAAGAGGCCCGCCTTTCCCTTGCGGGCGTCCTCTCCGTCATAGATGATAGAAGAGGCAGGAAGCTCGTGATGGACATAGGGGGAGGGAGTACCGAATTTATCGCCACACAGGACGGCGCGGCAGTTGGCGCGTGGTCGATGGAGATGGGGGTGGTGCACCTGACAGAAAAGCACCTTAAAACCGACCCCCCTTCAGAAGACGACCTCGCTTCGATCGAGGAGGAGGTCAAGGGTATTATCTCTGAGCTTAAATCCCGCATGAGGCGGGATGGCGTGGAAGTCGAAGAGTATTCAGGCGGCCGCCACGCCTCTTTCGTGGGCACCGCCGGGACCATTACCACGCTTGCCGCGATAGACCAGGACCTTGCTGTCTACGACAGGGCCAGGATAAACAATTATACGCTTAAGAAGGAACGCATAACGTCCATATACAGGTATATCGCGGGCCTTACGCTGGAAGAGAGGGAGCGGGTGCTGAACCTTGAAAAGGGGAGGGAAGATCTTATTATTCCCGGCACCGCTATAACCCTCCTGGCCATGGACGCGTTCGGTTTTACAGAGGCAAAGGTAAGCGACGCCGGGCTTCTCGAAGGGATAATAATCGACAGGCTAAAGCCCGGTGTCGTGGCGCTTAAATATTAGCAGGAGGTTTTTTTATGGAACCGCTGAAGATAAGGACGGCTTTGACGTTTGACGATGTCCTTCTGGAGCCCGCGTACTCGCAGGTGCTTCCGAGGGACGCGGACATATCGACCAGGCTCACCAACGAGATAAGGCTCAATATACCGCTTATCAGCGCGGCTATGGATACCGTCACGGAATCGAGGATGGCCATATCCATCGCTCTCGAAGGTGGAATAGGGATAATCCACAAAAACCTCTCCGTCGATGACCAGGCGGCCATGGTGGACAAGGTCAAGAAGTACGAGTCGGTCGTCATCACAAGGCCGCTTACATTGAGCCCGGAGCAGAAGGTGGCCGACGCTCTGGACATAATGAAGAAGGAGAACATCTCCGGCTTCCCGATAGTGAAGGACGGGGTCCTCGTCGGCATACTCACGAACAGGGACCTCCGGTTCGAGCTAAACCCGGCAAGGAAGATCTCGGAGATAATGACCAAGGACGTGATAACCGCCCCTTACGGCATATCCATAGAGAAGGCCAAGGAGATACTCCACAAGCACAGGATAGAGAAGCTCCCGGTCGTTGACGCCAAAAAGAGGCTCAAGGGGCTCATAACCGTAACCGACATCGTAAAGAGGGAGAAGTTCCCCAATTCATGCAAGGATAAGTACGGCAGGCTCAGGGTAGGCGCTGCTGTCGGCATATCGTTCGACAGGGAGGCAAGGATCGACGCCCTGTTAAAGTCCGGCGCTGACGTTATCGTCATCGACACGGCCCACGGCCACAGCAAGGGGGTCCTTGAAGCCGTGAGGTCCACGAAGAAGAGCTTCAACTGCCAGCTCATTGCCGGAAACGTCGCTACCGCCGAGGCGGCGGAGGCGCTCATGAAGGCCGGGGTGGACGCCATCAAGGTCGGGGTGGGCCCTGGGTCAATCTGTACGACAAGGATAGTGACAGGCATAGGCGTCCCTCAGATAACGGCGGTGGCCGATGTCGTCAAGGTCGCCAGGAAGAAGAACATCCCGGTCATATCGGACGGCGGCATAAAGTACTCAGGGGATGTCACAAAGGCGATAGCCTCTGGCGCCGATTCGATCATGATAGGCGGGCTTTTCGCTGGAACCGATGAAAGCCCCGGTGAAACTATCCTTTACCAGGGCAGGACGTTCAAGCTCTACAGGGGGATGGGCTCTATCGAGGCCATGAAAAAAGGCAGCAAGGACAGGTACTTCCAGGAAGACGTTGAGAGCGAGCTTAAACTCGTGCCGGAAGGCATAGAGGGCAGGGTCCCGCACAAGGGGCCGATAGCGGCTACCATCTTCCAGCTCATAGGCGGGTTGAGGGCCGGCATGGGGTACTGCGGTTCCAGGACGATCCCCGAGCTTCACCAGAAGGCCAGGTTCGTGAAGATTACCCCGTCGGGCTTGAGGGAGAGCCACGTGCACGACGTTACCATCACAAAGGAAGCCCCGAACTATAAGCAGGAGGTATGAGCCGTACCATACGGCAATATCCAGCTATGGACATACATTCACAGAAGATACTGATCCTCGATTTCGGCTCACAGTACACCCAGCTCATAGCCCGCAGGGTCAGGGAGGCAAAGGTCTACTGCGAGATACACCCCTACAACTGCGGCCCGGAGTTTATAAGGGACTTTAACCCCAGGGGCATAATCCTGTCCGGCGGCCCGTCGAGCGTCTACGACAAGGGCGCCCCGGTTTTGCCGAAGTCGTTCTTCGACGATGTAACCTCGCCTGTCCTCGGCATCTGCTACGGCATGCAGCTTACGGCGAAGCTCCTCGGAGGCAATGTCGAGCGCTCCATGAAAAGGGAGTACGGCGGGGCCGACCTCCATATAAAGAAGGCGGACGTCCTTTTTGACGGCCTTGGCAAGGGGCCCTTGCGTGTATGGATGAGCCACGGCGACAAGGCCCAGAAGCTCCCCGATGGCTTCAGCACCATCGGCACGAGCGAGAACTCGAGCATCTGCGCCATGCGGGACCGCGCGGGCCGCGTCTACGGGGTACAGTTCCACCCGGAAGTGGCGCACACGCCCAAGGGCGACAGAATATTGAGGAACTTCGTCATGAAGGTCTGCGGCTGTAAGCCCGCGTGGACCATGAAGTCGTTTATAGATACATCCGTTACCGCCATACGCGAGAAGACCGATGGCGCCAGGGTCGTCTGCGGCATAAGCGGTGGGGTAGATTCGGCGGTCGCCGCTCTTCTCGTACACAAGGCCATAGGGAGCCGCCTTACCTGCATATTCGTCGACAACGGCGTACTGCGTAAGGGCGAGGCTTCAAAGGTCGAGAGCACCCTTAAAAAGAACTTCAATATGAACATAAAGAGGGTCGACGCCTCAGAGCGGTTTTTAAAGAAGCTCAAGGGCGTCATCGACCCTGAGCGCAAGAGGAAGATAATCGGCGGCGAGTTCGTGAGGGTATTCGAGGAGGAGGCCGGTAAGTTAAAGGGCGTTAAGTTCCTGGCGCAGGGCACCCTTTACCCGGACGTAATAGAGAGCGTCTCCTTCAAGGGCCCGTCAGCCACCATAAAGAGCCACCATAACGTCGGCGGGCTCCTTAAGAAGATGAAGCTCGGCCTTGTTGAGCCTCTTCGGGAGCTTTTCAAGGACGAGGTGCGCTCTCTGGGCAGGGAACTCGGCATGAACGAAGAGATTGTCGGCCGCCAGCCCTTCCCTGGCCCCGGCCTTGCCATAAGGATCATAGGCGAGGTAACGCGCAAGAGGTGCGAGATATTAAGAGAGGCCGACGCCATCGTGCTCGAAGAGATAAAAGGCGCGGGCCTGTACTCAAGCATCTGGCAGTCCTTCGCGGTCCTTCTCCCCATAAAGACAGTCGGGGTCATGGGGGATGAGAGGACCTACGAGAACACGGTGGCGCTAAGGGCTGTAGAGAGCGTCGACGGCATGACAGCCGACTGGGTGAGGCTCCCGTATGACGTTATGGAGCGCATATCAAGGAGGATAATAAACGAGGTCAGGGGAGTGAACAGGGTAGTGTACGACATCAGCTCTAAACCGCCGTCAACGATAGAATGGGAGTAGCCAAGCATGGTTGAGGACCTCAAGGGCAAAGAGACCTGGCGTGTATTCCGCATCATGAGCGAGTTTATCGAGGGCTTCGACGAGCTATCGGACATCGGGCCAGCCGTCTCCATATTCGGCTCCGCGCGACTCGACAGCAACAAGAAGTACTACAAGCAGTGCGTGGAAGTTGCATCCCTTCTTTCAAAGAACGGCTACGCAGTCATAACAGGCGGCGGCCCGGGTATAATGGAGGCGGCCAACAAGGGAGCTTCGCACAACGGCGGCCTCTCCATCGGCCTCAATATAACGCTCCCAAGGGAGCAGAAGGCGAACAAGTACCAGAACAGGGCCCTTCACTTCAAGTACTTCTTCGCCAGGAAGGTCATGTTCGTAAAGTATGCGGTGGGCTATGTCTGCATGCCCGGCGGCTTCGGCACGCTCGATGAGCTCTTCGAGGCGTTGACCCTCATACAGACGCATAAGATCTACCCGTTCCCCCTCATACTCTTCGGGAGGGAGTACTGGGAGCCGCTCATGCATTTCATAAAGAACACCATGTTAAAGCACAAGACCATCGACCCGGATGACCTCGATTATATAGACATAACCGACGACCCGAATGAGGTCCTCGCCATCATAAACAGGCACATGGACAAGAAGACCAAGCTCATCAAGGGCGCGAGGCCCAAGGCCAGGGAAGAGGGCTCGACCAGGATGAAGAACAGGAAGATAGTCCCGTAAGGAGGGCTTATGTCAGAATGCGGCCATAACCACGACAGCCACGGCCATGAAGAAGAGCTTAAGGAGGTAACGGTCACCCTCGAGGAGGAGCAGATAGAGGCGCTCGAGGAGATGGCAGCCGAATACAGGGAGAAGCTCGGGCAGGCCTGGGACCTAAGCGCCATGCTGAGGGTCGCCGTGGGCCATTTCCTTACCAAGATGGGGAAGATGACTTAGAAGGCTGTTGAAAAACAGCCTGGTAAAGCAATCCATGGATGGATTGCCAAATTGCGAGACTTGAAAAATCGAGCAATTTGTAAGATTTGGACTGATTCATTCAGGCCAAATCTTAGTTGAAAAAGTCCTGGATGGACTTTTTCAACATCCTGTTAGAAGGCTGCCAAAGAAGTCCAATCCGGGGCGTACAAGTCACGTACGCCCCGTAAAACTTCCGCATAGTACGTCCCGCCACGCTTGACCAAACGAGAGCCGTTGATATACTTTACAGGTGCGGCTTCCTTATTCACCCATATCCTTATAGATAGCCAAAAAAAGCAGGGGTTGATATGAAGATGAAAGCGTTCTTTGTATCCTTTCTTTTGCTATTCCTTTCCGGCTGCGTCTTCATAACCATACCAGGGGTAGAGCCTCCAGCCGAGAAGACAATAGGCGGCAAGGGGGGGAATAAGGTCCTTTTACTGGACGTCTCCGGCATATTGAAGGACGATGACTCTGGCGGGCTACTCGGGGTCAAGTCGAGGCCGAACCTTACCGCGAGGATAAGGGAGGAGCTCGACCTGGCCGCCTCGGATGGGTCGGTACGGGCGGTAGTGCTCAGAATAAACACACCAGGCGGGTCGGTCACGACGAGCGACATACTTGCCCATGAGATAGAGAGGTTCAAAAAGAGGAAGAAGGTCCCGGTAGTGGCCGAGCTAATGGACATGGCAACCTCAGGAGGCTACTATATAGCATCATCAGCCGATATAATAATCGCGGAGCCGACTACCGTTACCGGGAGCATAGGCGTCGTCGCCTTCAGCGTGAACGCGAGCGGGCTCCTTGAGAAGATCGGCATCACCAACCAGACCATCAAGTCTGGGGCCTTGAAGGACATGGGCTCTCCGCTTCGCCCGATGACTGAAGAGGATAGAAAGGTGCTCCAGTCTGTCATAGACGGCATGTACGAGAGGTTTCTCGATAAGGTCATGGAAGGCAGGCCGGGGAGCTTCACCAGGGATGAGCTCAGGGCGGCCGCTGACGGGCGCATCTATACCGCGCGGCAGGCGCTTGATCTCAGGCTCATAGATTCCATCGGCTACCTCGACGACGCGATAGAGGCGGCGAAGAAGGCGGCCGGGATCAAAGAGGCCCGGATAATCACTTACGCGCATCCGAGGGCGTATAAGAACAATATCTACTCGGCCCTCGCCCCTTCCATAGGGCCGTCGTTGCCTGAAACGCTCGTTATAAACCTCGACGTCGGAAGGCTCGCCGATAGCGGGATGCATTTCATGTACATGTGGCTTCCCTGAAAGGGCTGTATCCGATGTGACTTGAGTTGTGGCATCCGTGCCGCATTTATGTTAAGCTCACGTGCATAAAAAGCCTTTAAGGGAGCAGCGTGATACAGTCCGGACCGCGGGGCAGACGCCACATTAAAGCTGTTGCCGCATACGCCCTTCTTATAATCCTTTTCTATTCCCCCGTGATATTCGGCGTGAAAAGCCTATTGCCGTCCCTGTACCAGCCGCACGGCGTTGTTGAGGGAGGCACTTACAAGGAGATGAAACGCACCCCCGTAAACTCGTTCAACATAGACATAGCCACACCGGCCTATTACGAGTTCCCGATAAACAAGCTCACGGGCGACCTTTATAAACGTGGCGAGCTGCCGCTCTGGAACCCCTATCAGGGCGCTGGCACGCCTCTTGCCGCGCAGTTCTCCACAAGGGTATTCTTTCCGTACCAGATACTCGAGGACATAAGCCCCGTGTGGACGTGGGACTTTTATCTGCTCGGCAGGCTCCTCTTCTCGGCCTTCTTTACCTATCTTTTCCTTGACCTCCTGGGACTTACTTTCATGGCCGCGCTTGCCGGAGGCGCCTTCTACATGCTCCAGGGCACCTTCGTATGGTTTATCAACCTTGAACAGTTGATGAACGTCGCCATGATGGCCCCTGTGGTGATGTGGTCTACAGAGCTGCTCGCCAGGGCACGGCGCGGCTTTAAGATAGCGCTCCCGGCCATCGCGGCCTTCGGCCTCTCGATAGGCTTCATGTTACTCGCCGGACAGCCTGAAGTCGCTCTCTATGTCTCTTTACTCTCTTTCCTCTATTATATCGTGAGGGCAGGGAACGCGTGGAGGGATAGATGCTTCACAGGCTTTATCGCGAAGTACGCCTTCTCGTATCTGGTCGGGCTTTTCATAGCCATGCCTTTGATACTCCCGTTCCTCGAGCTGGTCAAATCCGGCTTTCACATCCACCCGATAGGCGGCGAGATGGGGATACAGATACTCCAGCACTGGGAATCGGTATTCGTCTACCTGACGCCGACGCTGGCGGAGTTCCCCACAGACCCGGAGATGATAAACGGGGTAGGGCTTCTCGTAAAGCTCAAGGACTCTTACTTCAGGTTCCTCCCTATAAACGGGGTGTGGGACATACTCGGCGGATATACCGGCATAGTCCTCATTTTCATCATCCTCTCAGGCGTCCTCTATGCGGCTTCAAGGCCCTCTTTCAGGAACAGGTCGCCACTCTATTTCTTCGCGGCCTTCGGCTTCGCCATAATACTCAAGAACATGGGGCTGCCGCCGTTCCGCTGGATAGGCTATATACCCGTATTCGACCAGGTTTGGACCCTAAGGTGGGCGGCCCCGGCGTGGGCATTTTCTTTCGCGGCGGCTGGCGCTATAGCGATTGAACTGCTCTGCTCCAGGAAGGATGAGGCTCAAGAAGGCCTTGATGGGGCCAGCTTTGGGCGGCTCGGCAGGTATTTCATGAGGCGGCCGCACATGGCTCCGACCGTAGCCTTTCTTTCGATCCTGTCATTCTATTTTGTTTTATCCTTTCTGCCTGTAATAAGGATGACCGTTGATAAAGGCTTTTATTTCAATACAGCCATGCTGCCGTTTGTCTTCCCTTCGATGTTCTTGGGGTCTGTCCTCACGATCTTTCTCCTTTGCGTAGCGTTCCTGATGGCATCCATGAACATGATGGGCAAGGCCAGGGCCTTATCGGGGCTTTTTGCCCTGGTCGTGCTCGACCTCTGGTGGGCTGTGCCAAGGGGCTATGACGAACGGTTCCTCTTCTACAAGCTCATACCTTTTACTATCGGTTTTGTGGCGGTCGTCTTCTATTACTGGGAGATGAAAAAGGAGGCTGCCGTAGCCGTGGCCGTCTTCCTGGCAGCCTCTTTTGGCCTCGACGCGTTCTCTCCCAAGGGGTTTCCGCAAAGGGAAGACCCGTTCAAAGAGGCCCCTTATGTAGAGTTCCTTCGGGATAACCTCGGAGAACACAGGGTCGCCGGCGGGTACGGGCTCCTTTTTCCCAACTTCTCAAGCGCCCTTGGCATAAAAGACATAAGGTACGTAAATTCCATCCTTCCAGGCACATACCAGTGGTACAGGAAGAACTACCTCCACGTGGATACTATAGAAGAGGGGCCTTCTTCAGGGCTCTGGTTCACCGGACGCCCGGAGAGGTGCAGGGCCAGGCCTTCAGAGGGCGGCGAAGACAAGGTTTACGACTTCTGGTTGCGCCCTGTGGAAGAGGACGTGATGAAGCGCCTGCGGAACTACTCCCTTCTGGGCCTTAAGTACCTTGTCCTGCCATGGGACCCCGGCTACGGGATACACGAGAGCGTATTTTCATTTGAGCCATATGACATG
It includes:
- a CDS encoding Rossman fold protein, TIGR00730 family, which encodes MVEDLKGKETWRVFRIMSEFIEGFDELSDIGPAVSIFGSARLDSNKKYYKQCVEVASLLSKNGYAVITGGGPGIMEAANKGASHNGGLSIGLNITLPREQKANKYQNRALHFKYFFARKVMFVKYAVGYVCMPGGFGTLDELFEALTLIQTHKIYPFPLILFGREYWEPLMHFIKNTMLKHKTIDPDDLDYIDITDDPNEVLAIINRHMDKKTKLIKGARPKAREEGSTRMKNRKIVP
- a CDS encoding IMP dehydrogenase: MEPLKIRTALTFDDVLLEPAYSQVLPRDADISTRLTNEIRLNIPLISAAMDTVTESRMAISIALEGGIGIIHKNLSVDDQAAMVDKVKKYESVVITRPLTLSPEQKVADALDIMKKENISGFPIVKDGVLVGILTNRDLRFELNPARKISEIMTKDVITAPYGISIEKAKEILHKHRIEKLPVVDAKKRLKGLITVTDIVKREKFPNSCKDKYGRLRVGAAVGISFDREARIDALLKSGADVIVIDTAHGHSKGVLEAVRSTKKSFNCQLIAGNVATAEAAEALMKAGVDAIKVGVGPGSICTTRIVTGIGVPQITAVADVVKVARKKNIPVISDGGIKYSGDVTKAIASGADSIMIGGLFAGTDESPGETILYQGRTFKLYRGMGSIEAMKKGSKDRYFQEDVESELKLVPEGIEGRVPHKGPIAATIFQLIGGLRAGMGYCGSRTIPELHQKARFVKITPSGLRESHVHDVTITKEAPNYKQEV
- a CDS encoding glutamine-hydrolyzing GMP synthase, translating into MDIHSQKILILDFGSQYTQLIARRVREAKVYCEIHPYNCGPEFIRDFNPRGIILSGGPSSVYDKGAPVLPKSFFDDVTSPVLGICYGMQLTAKLLGGNVERSMKREYGGADLHIKKADVLFDGLGKGPLRVWMSHGDKAQKLPDGFSTIGTSENSSICAMRDRAGRVYGVQFHPEVAHTPKGDRILRNFVMKVCGCKPAWTMKSFIDTSVTAIREKTDGARVVCGISGGVDSAVAALLVHKAIGSRLTCIFVDNGVLRKGEASKVESTLKKNFNMNIKRVDASERFLKKLKGVIDPERKRKIIGGEFVRVFEEEAGKLKGVKFLAQGTLYPDVIESVSFKGPSATIKSHHNVGGLLKKMKLGLVEPLRELFKDEVRSLGRELGMNEEIVGRQPFPGPGLAIRIIGEVTRKRCEILREADAIVLEEIKGAGLYSSIWQSFAVLLPIKTVGVMGDERTYENTVALRAVESVDGMTADWVRLPYDVMERISRRIINEVRGVNRVVYDISSKPPSTIEWE